A region from the Lemur catta isolate mLemCat1 chromosome 7, mLemCat1.pri, whole genome shotgun sequence genome encodes:
- the FAM76B gene encoding protein FAM76B isoform X6, with amino-acid sequence MIWSSSHPIKAGMLSECRIAHPIVKCTYCRSEFQQESKTNTICKKCAQNVKQFGTPKPCQYCNIIAAFIGTKCQRCTNSEKKYGPPQTCEQCKQQCAFDRKEEGRRKVDGKLLCWLCTLSYKRVLQKTKEQRKSLGSSHSNSSSSLTEKDQHHAKHHHHHHHHHHRHSSSHHKISNLSPEQEQGLWKQSHKSSAAIQNETPKKKPKLESKPSNGDSSSINQSADSGGTDNFVLISQLKEEVMSLKRLLQQRDQTILEKDKKLTELKADFQYQESNLRTKMNSMEKAHKETVEQLQAKNRELLKQVAALSKGKKFDKSGSILTSP; translated from the exons ATGATTTGGAGCTCCTCCCATCCCATTAAAGCCGGGATGCTGTCT GAATGTCGGATTGCGCATCCTATTGTAAAATGTACTTACTGCAGATCAGAATTTCAACAAGAGAG CAAAACTAACACAATTTGTAAGAAGTGTGCTCAAAATGTGAAGCAATTTGGGACA CCCAAGCCTTGTCAGTACTGTAACATAATTGCAGCATTTATTGGTACCAAGTGTCAGCGTTGTACAAATTCGGAAAAAAAATATGGACCACCTCAGACCTGTGAACAGTGCAAACAACAGTGTGCTTTTGAtcggaaggaagaaggaagaagaaag gttGATGGAAAGTTATTATGCTGGCTCTGTACTTTATCATATAAGAGAGTTTTACAGAagacaaaagaacaaaggaagagcCTGGGATCTTCACATTCAAATTCATCTTCATCTCTAACTGAGAAAGACCAACATCATGCaaaacatcatcaccatcatcatcaccaccaccatcgtCACAGTAGTAGCCATCACAA aatcaGCAATCTAAGTCCAGAACAAGAGCAGGGACTGTGGAAACAGAG CCATAAATCCTCTGCAGCAATTCAGAATGAAACTccaaagaaaaaacccaaattgGAATCTAAGCCATCTAACGGAGATAG tagctCTATAAATCAGTCAGCAGATAGTGGGGGAACAGACAATTTTGTCCTTATAAGTCAACTGAAAGAAGAAGTGATGTCACTTAAGCGTCTCTTACAGCAAAGAGACCAGAccattttagaaaaagataaaaag TTAACTGAACTCAAGGCAGACTTTCAATACCAAGAGTCAAATTTGAGAACAAAGATGAACAGTATGGAAAAAGCTCACAAAGAAACTGTGGAACAACTTCAG GCCAAAAACAGAGAACTACTCAAACAGGTTGCAGCATTGTCAAAGGGTAAAAAGTTTGACAAAAGTGGAAGCATACTAACATCTCCTTGA
- the FAM76B gene encoding protein FAM76B isoform X5, translating to MAASALYACTKCTQRYPFEELSQGQQLCKECRIAHPIVKCTYCRSEFQQESKTNTICKKCAQNVKQFGTPKPCQYCNIIAAFIGTKCQRCTNSEKKYGPPQTCEQCKQQCAFDRKEEGRRKVDGKLLCWLCTLSYKRVLQKTKEQRKSLGSSHSNSSSSLTEKDQHHAKHHHHHHHHHHRHSSSHHKISNLSPEQEQGLWKQSHKSSAAIQNETPKKKPKLESKPSNGDSSINQSADSGGTDNFVLISQLKEEVMSLKRLLQQRDQTILEKDKKLTELKADFQYQESNLRTKMNSMEKAHKETVEQLQAKNRELLKQVAALSKGKKFDKSGSILTSP from the exons GAATGTCGGATTGCGCATCCTATTGTAAAATGTACTTACTGCAGATCAGAATTTCAACAAGAGAG CAAAACTAACACAATTTGTAAGAAGTGTGCTCAAAATGTGAAGCAATTTGGGACA CCCAAGCCTTGTCAGTACTGTAACATAATTGCAGCATTTATTGGTACCAAGTGTCAGCGTTGTACAAATTCGGAAAAAAAATATGGACCACCTCAGACCTGTGAACAGTGCAAACAACAGTGTGCTTTTGAtcggaaggaagaaggaagaagaaag gttGATGGAAAGTTATTATGCTGGCTCTGTACTTTATCATATAAGAGAGTTTTACAGAagacaaaagaacaaaggaagagcCTGGGATCTTCACATTCAAATTCATCTTCATCTCTAACTGAGAAAGACCAACATCATGCaaaacatcatcaccatcatcatcaccaccaccatcgtCACAGTAGTAGCCATCACAA aatcaGCAATCTAAGTCCAGAACAAGAGCAGGGACTGTGGAAACAGAG CCATAAATCCTCTGCAGCAATTCAGAATGAAACTccaaagaaaaaacccaaattgGAATCTAAGCCATCTAACGGAGATAG ctCTATAAATCAGTCAGCAGATAGTGGGGGAACAGACAATTTTGTCCTTATAAGTCAACTGAAAGAAGAAGTGATGTCACTTAAGCGTCTCTTACAGCAAAGAGACCAGAccattttagaaaaagataaaaag TTAACTGAACTCAAGGCAGACTTTCAATACCAAGAGTCAAATTTGAGAACAAAGATGAACAGTATGGAAAAAGCTCACAAAGAAACTGTGGAACAACTTCAG GCCAAAAACAGAGAACTACTCAAACAGGTTGCAGCATTGTCAAAGGGTAAAAAGTTTGACAAAAGTGGAAGCATACTAACATCTCCTTGA
- the FAM76B gene encoding protein FAM76B isoform X2, with amino-acid sequence MAASALYACTKCTQRYPFEELSQGQQLCKEPEAAKLMASFFPVQESEATGLGTECSMIWSSSHPIKAGMLSECRIAHPIVKCTYCRSEFQQESKTNTICKKCAQNVKQFGTPKPCQYCNIIAAFIGTKCQRCTNSEKKYGPPQTCEQCKQQCAFDRKEEGRRKVDGKLLCWLCTLSYKRVLQKTKEQRKSLGSSHSNSSSSLTEKDQHHAKHHHHHHHHHHRHSSSHHKISNLSPEQEQGLWKQSHKSSAAIQNETPKKKPKLESKPSNGDSSINQSADSGGTDNFVLISQLKEEVMSLKRLLQQRDQTILEKDKKLTELKADFQYQESNLRTKMNSMEKAHKETVEQLQAKNRELLKQVAALSKGKKFDKSGSILTSP; translated from the exons GAACCCGAAGCCGCAAAGCTGATGGCATCCTTCTTCCCTGTCCAGGAAAGCGAAGCGACTGGTTTGGGAACAGAATGCTCTATGATTTGGAGCTCCTCCCATCCCATTAAAGCCGGGATGCTGTCT GAATGTCGGATTGCGCATCCTATTGTAAAATGTACTTACTGCAGATCAGAATTTCAACAAGAGAG CAAAACTAACACAATTTGTAAGAAGTGTGCTCAAAATGTGAAGCAATTTGGGACA CCCAAGCCTTGTCAGTACTGTAACATAATTGCAGCATTTATTGGTACCAAGTGTCAGCGTTGTACAAATTCGGAAAAAAAATATGGACCACCTCAGACCTGTGAACAGTGCAAACAACAGTGTGCTTTTGAtcggaaggaagaaggaagaagaaag gttGATGGAAAGTTATTATGCTGGCTCTGTACTTTATCATATAAGAGAGTTTTACAGAagacaaaagaacaaaggaagagcCTGGGATCTTCACATTCAAATTCATCTTCATCTCTAACTGAGAAAGACCAACATCATGCaaaacatcatcaccatcatcatcaccaccaccatcgtCACAGTAGTAGCCATCACAA aatcaGCAATCTAAGTCCAGAACAAGAGCAGGGACTGTGGAAACAGAG CCATAAATCCTCTGCAGCAATTCAGAATGAAACTccaaagaaaaaacccaaattgGAATCTAAGCCATCTAACGGAGATAG ctCTATAAATCAGTCAGCAGATAGTGGGGGAACAGACAATTTTGTCCTTATAAGTCAACTGAAAGAAGAAGTGATGTCACTTAAGCGTCTCTTACAGCAAAGAGACCAGAccattttagaaaaagataaaaag TTAACTGAACTCAAGGCAGACTTTCAATACCAAGAGTCAAATTTGAGAACAAAGATGAACAGTATGGAAAAAGCTCACAAAGAAACTGTGGAACAACTTCAG GCCAAAAACAGAGAACTACTCAAACAGGTTGCAGCATTGTCAAAGGGTAAAAAGTTTGACAAAAGTGGAAGCATACTAACATCTCCTTGA
- the FAM76B gene encoding protein FAM76B isoform X1 produces MAASALYACTKCTQRYPFEELSQGQQLCKEPEAAKLMASFFPVQESEATGLGTECSMIWSSSHPIKAGMLSECRIAHPIVKCTYCRSEFQQESKTNTICKKCAQNVKQFGTPKPCQYCNIIAAFIGTKCQRCTNSEKKYGPPQTCEQCKQQCAFDRKEEGRRKVDGKLLCWLCTLSYKRVLQKTKEQRKSLGSSHSNSSSSLTEKDQHHAKHHHHHHHHHHRHSSSHHKISNLSPEQEQGLWKQSHKSSAAIQNETPKKKPKLESKPSNGDSSSINQSADSGGTDNFVLISQLKEEVMSLKRLLQQRDQTILEKDKKLTELKADFQYQESNLRTKMNSMEKAHKETVEQLQAKNRELLKQVAALSKGKKFDKSGSILTSP; encoded by the exons GAACCCGAAGCCGCAAAGCTGATGGCATCCTTCTTCCCTGTCCAGGAAAGCGAAGCGACTGGTTTGGGAACAGAATGCTCTATGATTTGGAGCTCCTCCCATCCCATTAAAGCCGGGATGCTGTCT GAATGTCGGATTGCGCATCCTATTGTAAAATGTACTTACTGCAGATCAGAATTTCAACAAGAGAG CAAAACTAACACAATTTGTAAGAAGTGTGCTCAAAATGTGAAGCAATTTGGGACA CCCAAGCCTTGTCAGTACTGTAACATAATTGCAGCATTTATTGGTACCAAGTGTCAGCGTTGTACAAATTCGGAAAAAAAATATGGACCACCTCAGACCTGTGAACAGTGCAAACAACAGTGTGCTTTTGAtcggaaggaagaaggaagaagaaag gttGATGGAAAGTTATTATGCTGGCTCTGTACTTTATCATATAAGAGAGTTTTACAGAagacaaaagaacaaaggaagagcCTGGGATCTTCACATTCAAATTCATCTTCATCTCTAACTGAGAAAGACCAACATCATGCaaaacatcatcaccatcatcatcaccaccaccatcgtCACAGTAGTAGCCATCACAA aatcaGCAATCTAAGTCCAGAACAAGAGCAGGGACTGTGGAAACAGAG CCATAAATCCTCTGCAGCAATTCAGAATGAAACTccaaagaaaaaacccaaattgGAATCTAAGCCATCTAACGGAGATAG tagctCTATAAATCAGTCAGCAGATAGTGGGGGAACAGACAATTTTGTCCTTATAAGTCAACTGAAAGAAGAAGTGATGTCACTTAAGCGTCTCTTACAGCAAAGAGACCAGAccattttagaaaaagataaaaag TTAACTGAACTCAAGGCAGACTTTCAATACCAAGAGTCAAATTTGAGAACAAAGATGAACAGTATGGAAAAAGCTCACAAAGAAACTGTGGAACAACTTCAG GCCAAAAACAGAGAACTACTCAAACAGGTTGCAGCATTGTCAAAGGGTAAAAAGTTTGACAAAAGTGGAAGCATACTAACATCTCCTTGA
- the FAM76B gene encoding protein FAM76B isoform X4, whose amino-acid sequence MAASALYACTKCTQRYPFEELSQGQQLCKECRIAHPIVKCTYCRSEFQQESKTNTICKKCAQNVKQFGTPKPCQYCNIIAAFIGTKCQRCTNSEKKYGPPQTCEQCKQQCAFDRKEEGRRKVDGKLLCWLCTLSYKRVLQKTKEQRKSLGSSHSNSSSSLTEKDQHHAKHHHHHHHHHHRHSSSHHKISNLSPEQEQGLWKQSHKSSAAIQNETPKKKPKLESKPSNGDSSSINQSADSGGTDNFVLISQLKEEVMSLKRLLQQRDQTILEKDKKLTELKADFQYQESNLRTKMNSMEKAHKETVEQLQAKNRELLKQVAALSKGKKFDKSGSILTSP is encoded by the exons GAATGTCGGATTGCGCATCCTATTGTAAAATGTACTTACTGCAGATCAGAATTTCAACAAGAGAG CAAAACTAACACAATTTGTAAGAAGTGTGCTCAAAATGTGAAGCAATTTGGGACA CCCAAGCCTTGTCAGTACTGTAACATAATTGCAGCATTTATTGGTACCAAGTGTCAGCGTTGTACAAATTCGGAAAAAAAATATGGACCACCTCAGACCTGTGAACAGTGCAAACAACAGTGTGCTTTTGAtcggaaggaagaaggaagaagaaag gttGATGGAAAGTTATTATGCTGGCTCTGTACTTTATCATATAAGAGAGTTTTACAGAagacaaaagaacaaaggaagagcCTGGGATCTTCACATTCAAATTCATCTTCATCTCTAACTGAGAAAGACCAACATCATGCaaaacatcatcaccatcatcatcaccaccaccatcgtCACAGTAGTAGCCATCACAA aatcaGCAATCTAAGTCCAGAACAAGAGCAGGGACTGTGGAAACAGAG CCATAAATCCTCTGCAGCAATTCAGAATGAAACTccaaagaaaaaacccaaattgGAATCTAAGCCATCTAACGGAGATAG tagctCTATAAATCAGTCAGCAGATAGTGGGGGAACAGACAATTTTGTCCTTATAAGTCAACTGAAAGAAGAAGTGATGTCACTTAAGCGTCTCTTACAGCAAAGAGACCAGAccattttagaaaaagataaaaag TTAACTGAACTCAAGGCAGACTTTCAATACCAAGAGTCAAATTTGAGAACAAAGATGAACAGTATGGAAAAAGCTCACAAAGAAACTGTGGAACAACTTCAG GCCAAAAACAGAGAACTACTCAAACAGGTTGCAGCATTGTCAAAGGGTAAAAAGTTTGACAAAAGTGGAAGCATACTAACATCTCCTTGA
- the FAM76B gene encoding protein FAM76B isoform X3: MAASALYACTKCTQRYPFEELSQGQQLCKESEATGLGTECSMIWSSSHPIKAGMLSECRIAHPIVKCTYCRSEFQQESKTNTICKKCAQNVKQFGTPKPCQYCNIIAAFIGTKCQRCTNSEKKYGPPQTCEQCKQQCAFDRKEEGRRKVDGKLLCWLCTLSYKRVLQKTKEQRKSLGSSHSNSSSSLTEKDQHHAKHHHHHHHHHHRHSSSHHKISNLSPEQEQGLWKQSHKSSAAIQNETPKKKPKLESKPSNGDSSSINQSADSGGTDNFVLISQLKEEVMSLKRLLQQRDQTILEKDKKLTELKADFQYQESNLRTKMNSMEKAHKETVEQLQAKNRELLKQVAALSKGKKFDKSGSILTSP, from the exons GAAAGCGAAGCGACTGGTTTGGGAACAGAATGCTCTATGATTTGGAGCTCCTCCCATCCCATTAAAGCCGGGATGCTGTCT GAATGTCGGATTGCGCATCCTATTGTAAAATGTACTTACTGCAGATCAGAATTTCAACAAGAGAG CAAAACTAACACAATTTGTAAGAAGTGTGCTCAAAATGTGAAGCAATTTGGGACA CCCAAGCCTTGTCAGTACTGTAACATAATTGCAGCATTTATTGGTACCAAGTGTCAGCGTTGTACAAATTCGGAAAAAAAATATGGACCACCTCAGACCTGTGAACAGTGCAAACAACAGTGTGCTTTTGAtcggaaggaagaaggaagaagaaag gttGATGGAAAGTTATTATGCTGGCTCTGTACTTTATCATATAAGAGAGTTTTACAGAagacaaaagaacaaaggaagagcCTGGGATCTTCACATTCAAATTCATCTTCATCTCTAACTGAGAAAGACCAACATCATGCaaaacatcatcaccatcatcatcaccaccaccatcgtCACAGTAGTAGCCATCACAA aatcaGCAATCTAAGTCCAGAACAAGAGCAGGGACTGTGGAAACAGAG CCATAAATCCTCTGCAGCAATTCAGAATGAAACTccaaagaaaaaacccaaattgGAATCTAAGCCATCTAACGGAGATAG tagctCTATAAATCAGTCAGCAGATAGTGGGGGAACAGACAATTTTGTCCTTATAAGTCAACTGAAAGAAGAAGTGATGTCACTTAAGCGTCTCTTACAGCAAAGAGACCAGAccattttagaaaaagataaaaag TTAACTGAACTCAAGGCAGACTTTCAATACCAAGAGTCAAATTTGAGAACAAAGATGAACAGTATGGAAAAAGCTCACAAAGAAACTGTGGAACAACTTCAG GCCAAAAACAGAGAACTACTCAAACAGGTTGCAGCATTGTCAAAGGGTAAAAAGTTTGACAAAAGTGGAAGCATACTAACATCTCCTTGA